TAAGGAGTTATGTGAGTTTGAAGATTTATGATGTTTTGGGCAGGGAGATTGTAACCCTTGTTGATGGAATAAAAGAGGCAGGTAAACACATAGTCGAATGGGATGGAATGAATTTGTTAGGTCAAAAAGTCAACAGTGGTATCTATTTTTATCGACTTAAAAGCAAAGAAAATTTTGTAATCACAAAGAAGATGATATTATTAAATAAGGAGGAGAAATGAAACAATCTGTTATTATACTATTCTTATTTTTATGTGTATTACCACAATTAGTTGTTGTTAAATCTGCGACAATAGATGTTTATATGGCAGATCCAGAAGTTAGGATTGCTCAAAAGCTCTATGTGCAGATATCTGATGTATCTCCCTCAGACCGACTGTTGGTTATACTTGACGGTGATACAGTGTGTGATCGAAATGGGCCTCTTTTGCCCGAGGAAATTGTACTAGTGAGTTACGCCAATCAAGTTGCTGGAGACCATACACTTGTTGTCAAAATTGTAGACATCTACGGCAACGATGCCTCAAACATTTTTACAAGAACATGGCGCACTTTGCATAATGGAATTCCAGTTGTTGGCATAGACGAGAACAATTCTATACGTGTAAACGGGGAGTTATATTTTCCCGTTTATGCACCAGTGGAGCGCACATCAGCCCAATGGATTAGAGATAGCCTGATGAATACAACATTCACACTAGACTATCGTCATCCTGACAGGTGGGATTATACTATTGACGATTATATAGATTGGTTGAATATAACAGTTGGTTATGGAACGCGTAATATAGGTCCAGCAACACGGTTCCAAGGCATAGGCAGAAGGATATGGATAAATCCTGAAACAAATGATACCGTAGTTATAGTAAATGGACATGGTCATGGTAACGATTTAGATATAATACGTCAATATGTAATTGCTGTACGAGACCACCCTGGACTTTTAATGTGGCAGTGGTCAGATGAACCTGACTGTGGAGGCACTGGTAATCGAGCAGAGCCAGAAGAAGTAAGAGCATGGACTGATACATGTCACAAATATGATACAAATCATCCACATGCTGTGAATCTTGGTGCATACCATTACGGACGGAATGATAGCTATTCAGTAAATCTATGTAGAGAATACAGTTACGTTTATGGTGCAAGCACTGGACATCATTCAGGTGAAAGAAAACCGATTGCGGATATTATTGGCTTCGACTTTTATCCAATAGAATATGGATCTATGAGGGATTATAGCGGTTTAGATGTCGGTTTTGTAAGCATGGCAGATGCATTGGATCGACTCCGTTTTGAGTATAATCATGACCTCTTTCCAATTTTTTCCTGGAATGAGAACTGTGATATTCATCCTGAATATACCGATGCTCCTGCTTGCCCTGGGAACAGAGACTATTGCCCTGGATTCTGTTCTTTTGATTCGACGTGTAACCCATCTGGAACACGATGTGACAAATGCTGTCCTGAAGGTTCAGTTAGGTGTACACCTGGTGTTAATTGTCCAGCTTCTACTCGTGGTTATTGTCGCAATAGTCCACCCTATTATCAATGGACACCCCCACCTACGCCAGAGCAGATGTGGGCTGAATACTGGATTAAGATAATACACGGTGTAAAAGGATTTCAGATACACGCTGCATTCAGTGATGATTGTGTAGGGTACAACAGCAGAACACAAGGTCTACCACCTCGCAATGCAGAGACTATGAGAAAATTCCTAACTTGGATGAACGACCTTAAGTATGCTGTGCTTGGACCCGATTACGACGGAACAGTAATTCATCAAGAGGCAAGCGGAGTTAGAGTTGATGTTATGGTAAAAAAGTATGAGGATATTATTTACATCATCGCTGCAAATTTGTCAATGGAACAGAGCGAAACTGTCCAATTTACAATGGATGTAAGTTCACAGGGACCTGTTGAAGTCTATGGGGAAGGTAGAACCATTCCTGTCAGCAATAATACGTTTTCCGATAATTTTGCTCCGTTAGGTGTTCATATCTATAAATATAGGGCTTCAAATGATGGCTCCGAAAGTAATCAACCTAAGCAGTTCTATCTCTACCAGAATTTCCCTAATCCTTTTAACTCTTCCACAAAAATCCAGTTCTTTATTGGGAACAGGGAGAAAATAGAATTAATTATCTATGACATACTTGGTAAGAAAGTACGCACACTCGTTAATGATGTTCTAAGCACTGGTGCTCATACAATTTCATGGGATGGAAAAGATAACTTTGGTAATGTTGTGAGTAGTGGAATTTATTTCTATCAACTAAGAGATGGCAAAAATATAGTAAAAACTAAAAAAATGACTTTAATAAAATAAAGGAGGTCTCTATGAGTATATGTAAAATAGAAAAACTTTTGGTGTTATCAATAGCACTTCAATTTTTGTATGTTACATCATTGAACTCTCAGATTATAGCAGGACACGAAGCAGCAGCGAGTTTTCGTTCTATCCCACTTTCTGCAATATTGAAAGCAAAAGACAGTCTTCACATTGCCTACGGCCACTCATCACATGGTCAACAAATAATCGAAGGTGTTAGAAATTTAGATGCTTTTATGACAGCAAATGGAAGTCCAGCTGGAACATATGCTGTAGATTTTACAGGAAATGCAGGACAGGGTGTTTTGGACTTTCGTGATAATGGTGATTACTATTTTGTACAACATCCTCCAAGACCTTTTCCAGTTGCCAAAGACTTGGGAGCTGATTGGAATAATAATCTTAACTACACTGCATGGGTTTCTGATACGAGGAATTATTTAAATAGTCATCCTGAAGTTAATGTAATTATTTGGAGTTGGTGCAGTCAAGCAGGATATAATAATTACGACCATCATATAGAAGCTTATCTTGATAGTATGTCCGCTCTTGAAGCAGATTATCCAAATGTAAAATTTGTATATATGACAGGTCATGTAGATGGAACAGGGCTTAATGGAAGACTTCATACAAATAATGAGATTATCAGAAACTATTGCATTAATAATGGTAAAATACTATATGATTTTGAAGATATAGAGAGCTGGGATCCTGATGGTAATTATTATGGTGATAAGTTTGTAACAGCCGCTTGTAATTGGGATGCAAATGGTAATGGTTTTACGGAAGAGGCAAGAGAAGATACTGGAGACTGGGTACCACCTGGACCGTTGAATGGAGATAGAAATTGGGCCCTTGAGTGGCAAGAATCGCATACCTTAAACGTAGATTGGTATGAATGTAAAATCAATCATTATCATACCCAGCATTTGAATGATAATTTGAAGGCATATGCATTCTGGTGGCTTATGGCTAGGATTGCAGGCTGGGATGGTTCTCCAGGCGTTAATGAGGATAAAGAACACCTTCCACTTAAATTTAGTTTATCTCAAAATTTTCCTAACCCGTTTAACCCAAAAACAACGATAAGATTTTCGATTTCTGAATATACTATGGTTAGTTTGAAGATTTATGACATTTTAGGGAGAGAAATAGCTACACTTGTAAACGAACCAAAGAAACCAGGTGAATATACGGTTGAATGGAATGGAACGGATCTGTCAGGCCAGCAAGTGGCAAATGGGTTGTACTTTTATCAATTAAAAACAAGCAATGGTTTTATTTTTACCCGTAAAATGGTACTATTAAAATAGATGTTATACATTAATGGTATTGAACTTTGTTAGGGAAAAAATCTTATCGGTTCTATTTTTTGAGATATTGATAACATTACAGGCTTTACCAGCAAATCATTATATACGGGCTGGTGCAACAGGTGCGAATAATGGTAATAACTGGGTAGATGCATGGACAAGACTGCCTGATGTTTTAGTAAGAGGGGATACTTATTATGTTGCAAGTGGAACCTATCCGTTTTATAGAATCGAAGAAGTAAATGGTTCAGGTTATATTGTTATCAAGAAGGCAACAGAATTTGATCACGGAACTG
This is a stretch of genomic DNA from candidate division WOR-3 bacterium. It encodes these proteins:
- a CDS encoding FlgD immunoglobulin-like domain containing protein, with product MSICKIEKLLVLSIALQFLYVTSLNSQIIAGHEAAASFRSIPLSAILKAKDSLHIAYGHSSHGQQIIEGVRNLDAFMTANGSPAGTYAVDFTGNAGQGVLDFRDNGDYYFVQHPPRPFPVAKDLGADWNNNLNYTAWVSDTRNYLNSHPEVNVIIWSWCSQAGYNNYDHHIEAYLDSMSALEADYPNVKFVYMTGHVDGTGLNGRLHTNNEIIRNYCINNGKILYDFEDIESWDPDGNYYGDKFVTAACNWDANGNGFTEEAREDTGDWVPPGPLNGDRNWALEWQESHTLNVDWYECKINHYHTQHLNDNLKAYAFWWLMARIAGWDGSPGVNEDKEHLPLKFSLSQNFPNPFNPKTTIRFSISEYTMVSLKIYDILGREIATLVNEPKKPGEYTVEWNGTDLSGQQVANGLYFYQLKTSNGFIFTRKMVLLK
- a CDS encoding T9SS type A sorting domain-containing protein, translated to MKQSVIILFLFLCVLPQLVVVKSATIDVYMADPEVRIAQKLYVQISDVSPSDRLLVILDGDTVCDRNGPLLPEEIVLVSYANQVAGDHTLVVKIVDIYGNDASNIFTRTWRTLHNGIPVVGIDENNSIRVNGELYFPVYAPVERTSAQWIRDSLMNTTFTLDYRHPDRWDYTIDDYIDWLNITVGYGTRNIGPATRFQGIGRRIWINPETNDTVVIVNGHGHGNDLDIIRQYVIAVRDHPGLLMWQWSDEPDCGGTGNRAEPEEVRAWTDTCHKYDTNHPHAVNLGAYHYGRNDSYSVNLCREYSYVYGASTGHHSGERKPIADIIGFDFYPIEYGSMRDYSGLDVGFVSMADALDRLRFEYNHDLFPIFSWNENCDIHPEYTDAPACPGNRDYCPGFCSFDSTCNPSGTRCDKCCPEGSVRCTPGVNCPASTRGYCRNSPPYYQWTPPPTPEQMWAEYWIKIIHGVKGFQIHAAFSDDCVGYNSRTQGLPPRNAETMRKFLTWMNDLKYAVLGPDYDGTVIHQEASGVRVDVMVKKYEDIIYIIAANLSMEQSETVQFTMDVSSQGPVEVYGEGRTIPVSNNTFSDNFAPLGVHIYKYRASNDGSESNQPKQFYLYQNFPNPFNSSTKIQFFIGNREKIELIIYDILGKKVRTLVNDVLSTGAHTISWDGKDNFGNVVSSGIYFYQLRDGKNIVKTKKMTLIK